A stretch of the Argentina anserina chromosome 6, drPotAnse1.1, whole genome shotgun sequence genome encodes the following:
- the LOC126797956 gene encoding hypothetical protein At1g04090, whose amino-acid sequence MFGCECWCWSSEYEELYDHQFDEPKPYSLPSSLPKWPQGQGFATGKICLGEIEVVQVVKFDSVWSCNLLRGKSKAVTFYRPSGIPEGFFCLGHYCQPNDQPFRGFLLAARGTVANKTDLRDGLVCDLVQKLPALIEPLNYTLVWSADSTNAGCGYIWKPNPPVGYKAMGFVVTEDSEEPSLDVVRCVREDLTETCEPCDRILAVDSRAYENQFQVWSTRPCERGMLCNSVSVGTFFCTSTNLDSDEELEVACLKNISSSLHAMPNLQQVHTLIEHYGPTVFFHPEEAYLPSSVQWFFKHGAVLCCESCETGELIDHRGSNLPRGGENEHDYWIDLPNDHDARHHIKAGDMESSKLYVHVKPALGGTFTDVAMWIFCPFNGPATIKVGLVSVAMNKIGQHVGDWEHYTLRVSNFTGELWQVYFSEHSGGRWVDAFDLEFIEGNKSVVYSSKHGHSSYPHSGIYLQGSSKLGIGLKNEVARSKMFIDSSTKYEIVAAEYLGEGVIEEPCWLQYMRDWGPTVVYDSRSELDKIIDRLPFFVRFSVENLFELFPTELYGEEGPTGPKEKDNWLGDER is encoded by the exons ATGTTTGGGTGTGAGTGTTGGTGCTGGAGCAGTGAATATGAGGAGCTATATGATCATCAGTTTGATGAGCCAAAGCCGTACTCTTTGCCTTCTTCTCTTCCAAAATGGCCTCAAG gCCAAGGTTTTGCAACTGGAAAAATATGCCTCGGAGAAATTGAAGTTGTCCAAGTCGTCAAGTTTGATAGTGTTTGGAGCTGCAACCTGTTGCGTGGAAAATCCAAAGCTGTCACATTTTATAGACCGTCCGGGATTCCAGAGGGCTTCTTTTGCCTCGGTCACTACTGCCAACCCAATGATCAGCCATTTAGAGGTTTTCTACTTGCTGCTCGTGGAACGGTTGCTAACAAGACAGATTTAAGGGATGGTTTGGTCTGCGACTTGGTACAAAAGTTACCAGCTTTAATAGAGCCCCTTAACTACACTTTGGTCTGGAGTGCAGATTCGACTAATGCTGGGTGTGGTTATATTTGGAAGCCAAACCCACCTGTGGGTTATAAGGCCATGGGTTTTGTGGTCACTGAAGATAGTGAGGAGCCAAGCCTTGATGTTGTTCGATGTGTACGAGAAGATCTTACAGAGACTTGTGAACCATGTGACCGGATACTTGCAGTGGATTCGAGGGCTTATGAGAATCAATTTCAGGTTtggagtacaagaccatgcgAACGAGGTATGCTTTGTAATAGTGTTTCAGTTGGCACATTCTTTTGCACTAGTACCAACTTGGATTCTGATGAAGAACTAGAAGTTGCTTGCTTAAAGAATATTAGTTCATCACTACACGCGATGCCAAATCTACAGCAGGTTCATACACTCATTGAGCATTACGGGCCTACTGTGTTCTTCCATCCTGAGGAGGCTTATTTACCGTCGTCAGTACAATGGTTTTTCAAACATGGGGCAGTTCTGTGCTGTGAATCCTGTGAAACAGGGGAACTAATTGACCATAGAGGCTCAAATTTGCCTAGGGGAGGGGAAAATGAACATGATTATTGGATAGATTTGCCAAATGATCATGATGCTAGGCATCATATCAAAGCCGGAGACATGGAAAGTTCGAAGCTATATGTTCATGTAAAACCAGCATTAGGAGGAACTTTCACCGATGTGGCCATGTGGATATTCTGTCCCTTCAATGGACCGGCCACCATTAAAGTTGGTTTAGTGAGTGTAGCAATGAACAAGATAGGACAACATGTTGGTGATTGGGAGCACTACACTCTCCGAGTGAGCAACTTCACTGGAGAACTTTGGCAAGTGTACTTCTCGGAGCACAGTGGTGGTAGATGGGTGGATGCTTTTGACTTGGAGTTCATTGAAGGGAATAAGTCGGTTGTATATTCTTCAAAACATGGTCATAGTAGCTACCCCCATTCAGGAATCTATCTTCAGGGGTCTTCAAAGCTTGGAATAGGATTGAAGAACGAAGTTGCTCGAAGCAAGATGTTCATTGATTCGAGCACCAAGTATGAGATTGTTGCAGCCGAGTACCTTGGTGAGGGTGTTATTGAAGAACCGTGTTGGTTGCAATATATGAGAGATTGGGGTCCAACCGTTGTGTATGATTCGCGATCAGAACTAGACAAGATAATTGATCGTCTTCCATTCTTTGTTAGATTCTCTGTGGAGAATCTATTCGAATTGTTTCCAACCGAACTCTACGGTGAGGAAGGGCCTACTGGCCCCAAGGAAAAAGATAACTGGTTGGGAGATGAAAGGTGA